The Elaeis guineensis isolate ETL-2024a chromosome 5, EG11, whole genome shotgun sequence DNA segment ATGACCTTTTCCAATAGCCCAATTGAAATTGTCTGCATTGATGGGCTCCTTGGGTGCAACTGGGTTAATGTTCAATGAGGGAATTATAAGTAAATgtttcttaaaatttcacaagTTTCATAATTTAGGAACGCATAAATAATGTTTGGTTGAACAAGGACATTACAAAGCAATCTTTGTATGGCACAACAAGCGTAAAACTTTTCGGCTTAGGGCTTATTTAGTCATTTCCATAATATTGGACTGTAACTCTTGTAGGATTCACTAATTTGACTGTTTAATTATCATCTTGTATCAACCCAATTTTACCCAGCTCAAATCCACGGGGAGAAAAAAAGATCTCGATAGATTTTTTTTCCTACAATCTAGATTGGGTTTGGGCAGATTcttaaatatgaaaattagatGGGCCGATAGGCTTGATCCCTACGTAAACTTTCAGTTCGATCctattaaaatattcaaacaggTCCTTATCATAACGTGCAGACTAATAAGTAATATAATATACGAAGAAAGGACTTGGAACTAATTTCCTCACAACATGTTTGATTTAAAATGAAGTCGGCAAAGAAGTCGGCAAGACTTGCCGACTATAAGCATGTATTTTAGAACTTTTCAGTAACTTAATCTAAGACAAGGACTTCGACGGTAATTTCAACACTAACGTTAGCTCCCTAACCTATCGAGCTTCGATTGACGCCGATCTCGGGCTTCTGAACCCACTCCCTTCCCCCGCTCCTCCCCTTCCTGCAACCCTTGGTTCGTTCAGTTCCTTCTCGCTTTGCTTTTCCAATGGCAAAGCCCTCCCAACGGATCATTCATGGCTTCCAAAGGCTCTGCTCCCACGACATCCATCCAAACCCTTTGTCCCCAAACCCCATTTCTTCTGGCCAGTCTAGGTTCGTCAATTCCAGGCACCTGAGCTCCAATCTCTCTTCCAACCATCCGTCGCCCTCAGGAATCTGGAGAGGAGCTTATTATAGTGAGGTTTTGTCCAAACCCGCATCTCAAAATGGTATCTTTGCTCGTTTCCGCTCGCCAAAGTTCGATTCATGCTCTCCACAGCTCAATAGCTTCAACAGGAATTGCTCTTATGGGAATCTCCCAGCTGGATTTTCGAATTCGAGGCATATGAGCTCCGGAAACCCTACCAAGTTGCCATCTTTTTCTTCTGGGATCAAAGGGCTTAGTGGGATCAAAGGGCTTGGTGGGATCAATGAGAATGGGGTCAGATACAGGTTTTTCTCAGTTAAGAATTACAATTCTGTCAAGTTTAATGGAAATTTTGGAAAATCGGTGGTTGAGAAGCCGTTATCTGCTGTTTCATCGGCATTCTCGCGGTACCGTGAGGCAGTTGGATTGCAGGTTGAGGCATTTTGGAAGAGAAATTACTTGGTCCTTGTGGGGGCTGGGGCAGTAGTCGTCTGCATTGCACTTTGGAGAATCATGTTTGGAGTTGCGAGCATTTTTGTAGGGCTTTCGGAAGGCATGGCCAAGTATGGGTTCCTTGCTTTGGCAACCGCCATGGTAGCTTTTACTGTGAGTACTTCGTTTATCATCTTGTTACGTAAAGTGTTGAAACTTGGAACAATATTATGTGGTGAGATTGTTTGTATAAAAAAATCATAGATGCTATGCTTGTCTATGGCGATTCAGTGCTGTTTCTCCATAATTGAATGAAAGTTATAATTTCTAGAGTACTTTAAGATGCTTGAGTTGCTATGTCAATGCTTCCTATGTTTCTGAATTAAATGTTTTAGACTCTTATTTAGTATGCCATATTTTTGTCGATATTTCAAAGAAACAaatgtttttttttcctttccttttcttttcttttcttttcttttcttgatgaTGCATTTGTGCAGTTTTTTTCCTGTTAATAGAGAACATTAAGGACTTGGAAGTATAAGCTTTGCAAATAAACTGGATACAGAGAAGTCTAATGAACATGTCGATTTCCAAGTGTATACAATCCATGATTTCTCTTTGATATTAGATGAATATGCAGATGGATAAAGTGGTCTAGAAACTCTGCACAATGTTTTTTTTTGGTTATTGTGAGTAGAGTCTAAAACAGGATTTTGTATCAAGTGCAAGAAATATGAGTTAGGTGCAATCTTTTATTTCTCCATGTTGTTTGCTCAGTTTGTTCTAAGTGTTCAGTAAAAGATCATAGTGCTGCAGTGAATGGCTTCATTGGAAGAGATAGAGTTGAAGCTTGGATGAAGAGCATCACTTGGTACAACTTGACTTGAAGGTGCAGAGTACCCTATTTGCTTCCCTCAATCTTGTGATATGGCATTTAAAAGACAAAAAGTGATGAACTATTAGATGATCATTTTTAGGGGTGAAGGGAGATAAAAATGCGAAGGTGTTTGGGTTCATTAGTACATAATACTTTGTATGGGGATTTAGGAATGTTATCTTCTttgtttctttccttttcctGATTCCCATGAGTTATATTTAATATTAGGGATGGGAGTTTTCTTACACTGTTTCATTGTTTCTTTCAAGCATGGAACATTAATCGTAATTTGGAGAAATGGAAATTGGATCTGCTTGAACCATTCACAATTCGAGCTTTGAAATGCTGTCTTGAGAGGAGAGGCATGAAAATCAAGATCTCTTTCTGAGCTGATAGATCGCTGAATGCTCTCAGTGCAATTGCAGTCTATGTTGAACGTTTAATTACATGCTTCTCTCCTGATTGAATTCTGTGGATTGGTGACTTCAAGGACTCAAGTGGTAGTGCTTCTGGCTTATTGGACACAGCCTAGGATGTGCCAAGatgtgctgattttttttttttatttttataaaaaagataAGGGACATAATATTCTTTTTAATTTAAGAAatactataaaaataataaatgggTCTTCTGTTGATATGCGCCAAGTGCCAGTACTGGCTTGACAAGGGCCAACACTTGGAACCTAGGGCGACCCTATGCTGTTTCCGTAGAGAGTATATTATGTTTGTCAGTATGCATGAGTGTCATCTATGTGAACAACTCAAATAATCATCCTTATAGGCACTTGAGTGTGCATGAAAATAACTTAAGGATTCTGGTATCTCAACTTCTGATTTTTATGTTGGACCTCTAATACTAGAAGCTCGATTGCTAATTGAACTTGACTATGAAGTTGGTTTTAGATGGAATGGCAAACTGATAGGCCCAAACAGTGGTGCAACTCATTTGGGATCAAGTTTGGATGATGCGATGGTTAATCACAGGTGAAAATGAGACCTCACCACAAAAATCTAATACAAAGGTGGTCTGATCGTAGTATGTCAAGGGCTTTTTAGCCATTATTAGCATGAATGCCATGGGTACTAGTCACAAGTTTGAGAACTTAACAACCCACACATCTGATAATACAATTCCTGCAAGTGTCTCCCTTTGTTCTATTCCTGTACCATGTCTTTCAACCACTTCTTTGCATTATAATTAGAAGAACATCTCCCTTCTTTATTATTATCTACCTAATTCCAGAGGCATAATACAATGTGCTTGTTATCTAGGTCCCTAAAATTCAACTCAAAACTGGTATAAAACTGGTGAGTTTGACTCAAGTTAAGGAAAAATGATGGTCTCCATGGGTGTGCATGCAATTTGAATTTTATCTTGCTTGCGGTTGATTGCAGAGTGGTAAGGCTTGAtatgcttcttttctttttcctccacTTTGATATGTCCTTTGTGATATTTCTTTCCtataaattttcttatttgactGTTTCCCCCTAACTTTTCTTTCCACCCCCTGGATAACTGAAAAGTGGAAAATGAGATTTTTCAGTGCTGAGCAGGAGGTGGGAAAAATTAATTGTACTTACATGTCTCGTAGGCTGAGAAAGATATGATCAGCAAGCTGTTGGATCTGTGCGTGGGGCTTGGACCTCACATCCATGGAAAATATAGAAGTTTATTATATCTGTTTTTCCGTAGAATACAACTGATATTTTTTGTGCCTACATGGGCACACTGGAGCATGGTTAATAGACAGTTATCATTATGATTTGGATGTGATATTGTGTGCATCCTTTACAGCTGATtcctttcatcattttcttaTTCTTTGTGCTTCCTTTCTCAGTTATATGATAAGGCCCTagcaaaaatattaaaagaaacagAAGTTACATGAAATTTGAGGTGCCAATGCGTACCCTAAATTACAAAGAGAACTTGCTGGTCATCTCATGCTTGGCTAAAAAAATTGTTTTATAGATTCCATCGACCTACTAAGCAAGAATTCGGCTACatatttaaagaataaaatacaATCTCATCATATTGAAAGGCTAGCATAGCATGCCTTTCTTAACTCGCATCTTAGCTCTATGCCATGACATCACCTTGTTCAACTCCTTCATGGCCTCAATGACTAGCAAATGCTAGATACTACCCACTGTACTTCTAACATTCAGGGTGCTCACAGTTCTGGATAGCTCACCTATATCAAACTTTCAATGGAACTCAAACATATCgatcaatcataaatatttctcccCTGTTCTAAAGACTAGTGGCTAGAGATCTCCACATGTGCTCTCTTTCACATCTCCAAAGTCAAAAGGAACATATGCTCCCTGGATGCACTAGTCTATTTGGTGCACGGATTCTGGATGATATTGTTGACATGAATCCTGTGCCAATTTTGTCCAACTTGCCAAGCTGCTAAAGGCTAAGATTCGCTGTACCGGTGCATATTGCTCCATACTGGGCATATCGTACTGTACTCAAACAGAACCAACACTCCGTACACAGGGCATACCAAGTGTCAATACACCAAACTAACCCCATACCGAGCATACTGACAGTGTAATGATGTGGTGCCAATGGGGGTCAAATACCACGATTGTGAACCTTGGTAAAGGCTTTTGGTGTTGATATCAATCCCGCCTTTACTACATTTCATGATCTCAATGATATTCTGATGACtttgcttattttttttttaaaaaataagttattGATGCCAAATTTAGTACCTGGAATATTGGTTGCTGTTTGTCTTCTCATTTCTTTGCTTTTAATAGGGATGGTGCAGCTTGCTTGCTTACGTTAATTCACTTGGCCATGTACATGACAATTTGATTtcatctttccttcttttttattgtggAAGAACACTGTCTTCTAAGCGATAGGCAATCTGATGGTACTCATGAAACTCATAAAATTACTTGTGTGTGACAGAGAAATAACTGTGTATTAGTGGTTTGTATTGTTTTTGGTAAATCTAAATTGGATTATTTAAAGTAACTGTTAAAGGAATATGCTAAGCCTTCTCATTGTGTAATAGTGGTTGAAATAGTTCAATGTTCCCCTTTATACATCTTGAGACGGTAAATTTTATCTAGGTTGGTATTTGCTGGTGCATCAAAAATTTGAGCCTTGAAATACCAGTATCAGGGCAATGTAATATTTCTGTTACATGGTAGAAGACTGTggtttcttcaatattttttctcTGATCTTATAGAAGTATGCATGAACAAATTTATGGAGGCCTTTTCGTCTAACACCTTGAGATGATGTGATATAATTTCTAGATTTCTGGCTG contains these protein-coding regions:
- the LOC105044855 gene encoding uncharacterized protein isoform X2, giving the protein MAKPSQRIIHGFQRLCSHDIHPNPLSPNPISSGQSRFVNSRHLSSNLSSNHPSPSGIWRGAYYSEVLSKPASQNGIFARFRSPKFDSCSPQLNSFNRNCSYGNLPAGFSNSRHMSSGNPTKLPSFSSGIKGLSGIKGLGGINENGVRYRFFSVKNYNSVKFNGNFGKSVVEKPLSAVSSAFSRYREAVGLQVEAFWKRNYLVLVGAGAVVVCIALWRIMFGVASIFVGLSEGMAKYGFLALATAMVAFTGLYLRSRFTINPDKIYRMAMRKLNTSAGILEVMGAPLTGTDVRAYVMSGGGPSLKNFKLKFGGKRCFLIFPIKGSERRGLVSVEVKKKKGQLISQWHQGLISGCF
- the LOC105044855 gene encoding uncharacterized protein isoform X1, with amino-acid sequence MAKPSQRIIHGFQRLCSHDIHPNPLSPNPISSGQSRFVNSRHLSSNLSSNHPSPSGIWRGAYYSEVLSKPASQNGIFARFRSPKFDSCSPQLNSFNRNCSYGNLPAGFSNSRHMSSGNPTKLPSFSSGIKGLSGIKGLGGINENGVRYRFFSVKNYNSVKFNGNFGKSVVEKPLSAVSSAFSRYREAVGLQVEAFWKRNYLVLVGAGAVVVCIALWRIMFGVASIFVGLSEGMAKYGFLALATAMVAFTGLYLRSRFTINPDKIYRMAMRKLNTSAGILEVMGAPLTGTDVRAYVMSGGGPSLKNFKLKFGGKRCFLIFPIKGSERRGLVSVEVKKKKGQHDMKLLAVDIPMASGPDQRLFLAGDEKEYQVGGGLISELRDPIVKAMAAEKEFEDLDQKEEEEDAIREQEEAERRLHEEKERALEEEERKRREAEMLEKGGS